The Kiritimatiellia bacterium genome window below encodes:
- the lysA gene encoding diaminopimelate decarboxylase, whose protein sequence is MNPFEYQNGELHADEIPVAALARDYGTPLFIYSRSAIRENFRALRRALAPLNPLICYAVKTNSNLAVIATLAQEGAGADIVSAGELFRARRAGIPPEKISFAGVGKTADEIDAALREGILLFTVESEPELDRISARAARMGATARIAIRVNPDVDPRTHTYISTGKKENKFGVDLLRARALYERAAHLPGLEIAGLHMHIGSQILSSEPFAEAARKAAELCAELKARYPTFRLLDIGGGIGIQYRSDQVPLTPEAYAAAVAPTLAPLGLQIMMEPGRFLVGNAGLLVTRVQYVKNGPSKKFIIVDAAMNDLIRPPLYQAYHHIEAVRQAGGTVFGDVVGPVCESGDFFALDRELPAVEEGDLLAIRGAGAYAFSMSSNYNSRPRAAEVMVEGGRAELIRARETFDDLIRGERIPQW, encoded by the coding sequence ATGAATCCCTTTGAATACCAGAATGGCGAATTGCATGCGGATGAAATCCCCGTTGCGGCACTTGCCCGCGACTATGGCACTCCGCTGTTCATCTACAGCCGCTCCGCCATCCGCGAAAACTTCCGCGCCCTCCGCCGCGCCCTCGCCCCGCTCAACCCGTTGATCTGCTACGCGGTCAAGACCAACTCCAACCTCGCGGTCATTGCCACGCTCGCCCAGGAGGGAGCCGGCGCCGACATCGTCTCCGCGGGCGAACTCTTCCGTGCGCGACGAGCCGGCATACCGCCGGAAAAAATTTCCTTCGCCGGCGTCGGCAAAACCGCTGACGAAATCGATGCCGCCCTTCGCGAGGGGATCCTCCTGTTCACCGTCGAATCAGAACCGGAATTGGACCGCATCTCAGCGCGCGCCGCGCGGATGGGCGCCACCGCACGCATCGCCATCCGCGTCAATCCGGATGTCGACCCCCGCACCCACACCTACATCAGTACGGGCAAAAAAGAGAACAAATTCGGCGTCGACCTGCTTCGCGCGCGCGCCCTCTACGAGCGCGCCGCGCATTTGCCCGGCCTCGAAATAGCAGGACTTCACATGCACATCGGCTCGCAAATCCTGAGCTCCGAGCCGTTTGCCGAAGCCGCGCGAAAGGCCGCCGAACTCTGCGCCGAACTCAAGGCGCGCTATCCCACCTTTCGCCTGCTCGACATCGGCGGCGGCATTGGCATCCAGTATCGGTCCGACCAGGTCCCTCTGACCCCAGAAGCCTACGCCGCCGCCGTCGCGCCCACTCTCGCCCCGCTCGGCCTGCAAATCATGATGGAGCCGGGCCGGTTCCTCGTCGGCAACGCGGGCCTACTCGTCACCCGAGTGCAGTACGTCAAAAACGGCCCCTCCAAAAAATTCATCATCGTCGACGCCGCGATGAACGACCTGATCCGCCCTCCACTTTATCAGGCCTACCATCACATCGAAGCTGTACGCCAGGCCGGTGGAACGGTCTTCGGCGATGTCGTCGGGCCCGTTTGCGAATCGGGCGATTTCTTCGCGCTGGACCGCGAGCTGCCCGCCGTGGAGGAGGGCGATCTCCTCGCCATTCGTGGTGCTGGAGCCTACGCCTTCTCCATGTCATCCAACTACAACAGCCGCCCCCGCGCCGCCGAAGTCATGGTCGAAGGCGGCCGCGCCGAGCTTATCCGCGCTCGAGAGACGTTCGACGACCTCATTCGGGGCGAACGGATCCCCCAGTGGTAA
- a CDS encoding sugar phosphate nucleotidyltransferase — protein sequence MLPAILLVGGLGTRLRALYPDRPKALVPVRGRPFLEWMIGWLLAQGVTRIHLAAGYRAQQILDWAASRLGDGLSVSCEETPLGTGGGLRFALDHVPGDEILALNGDSFLPALELAAWLREPLSPDLDGEIAITRIDAPGRYGTVEFDPATRRILAFLEKADRPAGWVNGGVYRLRRAALEARPAGVPFSMETDFFPTLSAAGRLRARPVDPPLLDMGTPDGLQTLERWMAAHPERFHAR from the coding sequence ATGCTTCCCGCGATCCTCCTCGTCGGTGGGCTTGGGACCCGGCTCCGCGCGCTCTACCCGGACCGCCCCAAGGCCTTGGTCCCGGTTCGCGGCCGCCCGTTTCTTGAATGGATGATCGGCTGGCTTCTCGCGCAAGGCGTCACGCGCATTCATCTGGCCGCCGGCTACCGCGCTCAGCAGATCCTCGACTGGGCCGCTTCTCGCCTGGGCGACGGCCTCTCCGTATCGTGCGAGGAAACGCCGCTCGGCACAGGCGGCGGGCTCCGTTTCGCGTTAGACCACGTCCCGGGCGATGAAATCCTCGCGCTCAACGGCGATAGCTTTCTCCCCGCCCTCGAGCTCGCCGCCTGGCTCCGCGAGCCCCTGTCACCAGACCTCGACGGCGAAATCGCGATCACCCGAATCGACGCCCCCGGCCGTTATGGAACGGTCGAATTCGATCCCGCGACCCGCCGGATCCTCGCTTTCCTCGAAAAAGCCGACCGCCCCGCCGGCTGGGTCAACGGCGGCGTCTACCGGCTCCGGCGCGCCGCCCTCGAAGCTCGCCCAGCCGGGGTTCCCTTCTCAATGGAAACCGACTTTTTTCCCACGCTGTCCGCCGCCGGCCGTCTCCGCGCGCGCCCCGTCGACCCGCCGCTGCTCGACATGGGCACACCCGACGGCCTCCAAACGCTCGAACGCTGGATGGCCGCTCACCCCGAACGGTTCCATGCTCGCTGA
- a CDS encoding DUF2961 domain-containing protein: MLCKFRGVDLSSAVVRLALALAAALSVSSCGPRAAAPERPWREFLADTTNVLRLALGDAGGTRLISTADPRGGNDDFNQFAGPGTEPGWVTIAELRGPGVVRRFWTTGADPGHRYRFYFDGEKTPRIEGDVDSVFGGQFPFQPPLAMYLNLCWFSYVPLTYQRSLRIETQAPNTHPFWGPRRIFFQLNVEDLPKGTRVETFPRALSEEDRAAWAQVAAEWRRAVEWPAPDGELTWVRVDPGQEVEVAALQGPALAQEWFLDIRPAEDSGWTQAEREALLQDAVLRIRYDGRSAPSVESPVGDFFGCAWRRRDYGALLIGAGPDAFRCGFPLAFTGSASISVFNGADRVIRAGFRAEPQPLPPGVKPRYFHAEWRRTGPDAGLPHTIASFAGSGLFAGAFLGVTGAQGTPQDDSWWLLEGDESIFVDDEPRPSWRGTGLEDYFNGGWYYRCAAFSAFHGIFDRAPFRVAQYRHQLVDPVRFSTSLRMVIERGDQNVSRAWFQSVAFAYLDEPAAVQPVPARREDRRAVPNRFEWANLMLQLTELERMNNLSRARALIAEYLERFPDALDRGVYALRDLEYRRLMGESVADDVLGPFLAGEQGEEAKRQAELLAWFYAATNRALVGINANAQAQLWFNGRLVARTDHPIAWQVAGVELTGDTAVVCVDATMVRQEPWVQFGLRTHTGFTGSGLETKRARRVSGAWNQLEGDTTAWQPMLNRDLLRGTPDAPFIGSVPNAFVWFGSKTFSGRAEDWGYHKGRGYFRQDIRLPVNGLPPMAPLLTGLPE, encoded by the coding sequence ATGCTCTGTAAATTTCGCGGAGTGGACCTGAGCTCGGCTGTGGTGCGTCTGGCGTTGGCGCTGGCGGCAGCCCTGTCGGTGTCGAGCTGCGGGCCGCGCGCGGCGGCCCCGGAGCGGCCCTGGCGCGAGTTCCTGGCCGATACGACCAATGTGCTCCGGCTTGCGCTGGGCGATGCAGGAGGAACGCGACTGATTTCCACCGCCGACCCGCGCGGCGGCAATGACGATTTCAATCAATTCGCCGGGCCGGGCACCGAACCGGGATGGGTCACCATCGCCGAGCTTAGAGGGCCGGGCGTCGTGCGGCGGTTTTGGACAACGGGAGCCGACCCGGGCCACCGGTATCGTTTTTATTTCGACGGTGAGAAAACGCCGCGGATCGAGGGCGATGTGGATTCCGTGTTCGGCGGGCAGTTCCCGTTCCAGCCTCCGCTGGCGATGTACTTGAATTTGTGCTGGTTCAGCTATGTGCCGCTGACCTATCAGCGTTCGCTCCGGATCGAGACGCAGGCGCCAAATACGCATCCGTTTTGGGGACCGCGCCGCATTTTCTTTCAACTCAATGTGGAAGACCTGCCTAAAGGGACGAGGGTGGAAACCTTCCCGCGCGCGCTTTCCGAGGAGGATCGCGCTGCGTGGGCGCAGGTGGCCGCTGAGTGGAGGCGCGCAGTGGAATGGCCGGCGCCGGATGGAGAGCTCACGTGGGTCCGCGTTGACCCGGGGCAGGAGGTGGAGGTGGCCGCGCTGCAGGGTCCGGCGCTGGCGCAGGAATGGTTTCTGGACATTCGACCGGCGGAGGATAGCGGGTGGACTCAGGCCGAGCGCGAGGCGCTTCTGCAGGACGCGGTATTGCGGATTCGATACGACGGCCGCTCCGCGCCCAGCGTCGAGTCGCCGGTGGGCGACTTTTTTGGGTGCGCGTGGCGGCGTCGCGACTACGGAGCTTTGCTGATCGGCGCGGGGCCCGATGCCTTCCGCTGCGGATTTCCCCTGGCCTTTACGGGATCCGCCTCGATCAGCGTGTTCAACGGCGCGGACCGCGTGATCCGGGCCGGCTTCCGCGCCGAGCCGCAGCCGTTGCCGCCTGGCGTAAAGCCGCGATATTTCCATGCGGAGTGGCGGCGGACCGGCCCCGATGCCGGGCTGCCGCACACAATCGCGTCGTTCGCCGGGTCAGGATTGTTCGCGGGGGCGTTTCTCGGCGTGACCGGCGCGCAGGGAACGCCGCAGGACGATTCCTGGTGGCTGCTGGAGGGGGACGAGTCGATTTTTGTGGATGATGAGCCTAGACCTTCCTGGCGCGGTACCGGGCTCGAAGATTACTTCAACGGCGGATGGTACTACCGCTGCGCGGCGTTTTCTGCGTTTCACGGGATCTTCGACCGCGCGCCGTTCCGCGTCGCGCAGTACCGGCATCAGTTGGTTGATCCGGTCCGCTTTTCGACGTCGTTGCGGATGGTGATTGAGCGCGGCGACCAGAATGTCAGCCGCGCGTGGTTTCAGAGCGTGGCGTTTGCCTATCTTGACGAGCCCGCGGCCGTACAGCCGGTTCCAGCGCGGCGAGAGGACCGCCGCGCAGTCCCGAACCGGTTCGAATGGGCGAACCTGATGCTGCAGCTTACGGAATTGGAGCGGATGAACAACCTATCGCGCGCCCGCGCGCTGATCGCCGAATATTTGGAGCGGTTTCCGGACGCGCTGGACCGCGGGGTCTACGCGCTGCGCGATCTCGAGTATCGGCGCCTGATGGGCGAATCGGTGGCGGACGATGTGTTGGGCCCGTTTCTTGCGGGCGAACAGGGCGAGGAAGCGAAGCGGCAGGCCGAGCTGCTGGCCTGGTTTTACGCCGCGACGAACCGCGCGCTCGTCGGCATCAATGCCAACGCGCAGGCCCAGCTTTGGTTCAACGGGCGGCTCGTGGCGCGGACCGATCATCCGATCGCCTGGCAGGTGGCGGGGGTGGAGCTGACGGGCGACACGGCCGTGGTTTGCGTGGACGCGACGATGGTGCGCCAGGAGCCGTGGGTCCAGTTCGGGCTACGCACGCATACGGGCTTTACCGGATCTGGACTGGAAACCAAGCGTGCCCGGCGCGTGTCCGGCGCGTGGAACCAGTTGGAGGGGGATACGACGGCCTGGCAGCCGATGCTGAACCGCGACCTGCTCCGGGGCACGCCGGATGCGCCGTTTATCGGCAGTGTGCCGAACGCATTCGTGTGGTTCGGCAGCAAGACCTTCTCGGGACGCGCCGAGGATTGGGGCTATCACAAGGGCAGGGGGTATTTCCGGCAGGACATTCGGCTGCCCGTCAACGGTCTGCCCCCAATGGCGCCGCTGTTGACCGGCCTGCCGGAATGA
- a CDS encoding sugar phosphate nucleotidyltransferase, which produces MSICPSGFPSKAFILAAGFGTRLLPLTRTLPKPLIPVLQTPNLERLLAMLRRWGVRDVLINLHHRADRLFEHVRARKPDGLRIALSFEPVILGTGGALRRAEWWFAGNEPVWVLNGDVVMELDPAPLCAAYDPARTIAVAWVHGALGPRTVEVREGRIVNFASTAPGSPGTFTFCGVQLVNPRLLDRAKGYLAADERFESIISAYQRAQADGWTVAAVESPGSFWADIGTPQQWIACTRALHGDSDFVDAHPTARIHPRAIVRNAIIGPDAILGPSARVEGAIVAARARVDVAVPRMALPAADAFDPPALHAIQSLGWDPSTVTALPLSPRGSARSFTRLARGRETAILVQYDPARIENTYHARHTRFLRALRIPVPRVLVDRPADCIAVFEDLGDCSLLDWQRGRPPSEVAGMYQRILRIAERFHRRGAAAARERGIPLMPAFRPRLYRWEREYFAEEMLRKRERLPPERIAEILRELAGIARRLQRASSVLVHRDLQSSNILIRDGAPWLIDYQGMRFGPAAYDVASLLCDPYVELPEALIGELLEDYARRSQEPEQVRELFWHAAIQRLAQALGAFAKLGSQPDTREFAAHIPAAKRMMLRAIRHAGGFPALRAWCET; this is translated from the coding sequence ATGTCGATTTGCCCGTCCGGTTTTCCTTCGAAAGCGTTTATCCTGGCCGCGGGCTTTGGTACTCGGCTCCTGCCCCTGACGCGGACTCTCCCCAAACCTCTCATCCCGGTCCTACAGACGCCCAACCTCGAGCGGCTGCTCGCCATGCTGCGGAGATGGGGCGTTCGGGATGTTCTCATCAACCTCCACCATCGTGCGGACCGCCTCTTCGAGCATGTCCGCGCGCGCAAACCGGACGGGTTGCGTATCGCGCTCTCGTTCGAGCCGGTAATTCTTGGTACCGGCGGGGCGCTGCGCCGGGCCGAGTGGTGGTTTGCCGGCAACGAACCGGTCTGGGTCCTCAACGGCGATGTTGTGATGGAACTCGACCCCGCACCACTCTGCGCGGCATATGATCCCGCGCGCACCATCGCCGTGGCGTGGGTCCACGGCGCGCTGGGCCCTCGAACGGTCGAGGTCCGCGAAGGCCGGATCGTGAACTTTGCGTCCACCGCTCCAGGCTCGCCCGGCACCTTTACGTTCTGCGGCGTCCAGCTCGTCAATCCCCGCCTGCTCGATCGCGCAAAGGGCTATCTCGCCGCGGATGAACGGTTCGAATCGATCATTTCCGCCTATCAGCGCGCGCAAGCCGACGGCTGGACGGTGGCGGCGGTGGAGTCGCCCGGCTCATTCTGGGCGGACATTGGCACTCCCCAGCAATGGATCGCCTGCACCCGCGCCCTACACGGTGACTCGGATTTCGTGGACGCGCACCCCACGGCGCGCATCCATCCGCGCGCGATCGTCCGAAACGCGATTATCGGACCCGACGCGATTCTGGGGCCCAGCGCCCGTGTCGAGGGCGCGATTGTCGCCGCCCGCGCGCGTGTGGATGTAGCCGTCCCCCGCATGGCTCTGCCCGCGGCGGACGCATTCGATCCCCCCGCGCTTCACGCGATCCAGTCCCTCGGCTGGGATCCATCGACGGTCACGGCGCTGCCGCTCTCCCCGAGGGGCTCGGCGCGCTCATTCACACGCCTCGCCCGCGGCCGTGAAACAGCGATTCTCGTGCAGTACGACCCGGCCCGAATCGAAAACACCTATCACGCCCGGCACACCCGCTTTTTGCGTGCCCTCCGAATTCCCGTCCCGCGTGTGCTCGTGGATCGGCCCGCCGATTGCATCGCGGTGTTTGAAGACCTCGGCGATTGTTCTCTGCTGGACTGGCAACGCGGACGTCCGCCGTCCGAGGTGGCCGGGATGTACCAGCGCATACTGCGAATTGCGGAGAGATTTCATCGGCGCGGCGCGGCCGCCGCGCGGGAGCGAGGCATTCCGCTGATGCCGGCTTTCCGGCCGCGACTGTATCGCTGGGAGCGCGAATATTTCGCCGAGGAGATGCTCCGAAAACGGGAGAGACTCCCGCCGGAACGGATCGCGGAAATCCTGCGCGAACTCGCCGGCATCGCCCGGCGCCTCCAGCGCGCATCTTCTGTGTTGGTCCACCGGGACCTGCAATCCAGCAACATCCTAATTCGCGACGGCGCCCCTTGGCTGATCGACTACCAGGGTATGCGGTTCGGACCCGCGGCCTACGACGTCGCCTCTCTGCTGTGCGACCCGTACGTCGAGCTACCGGAGGCGCTCATCGGGGAGCTGCTCGAAGACTACGCCCGCCGCAGCCAGGAACCGGAACAGGTGCGCGAGCTGTTCTGGCACGCCGCGATTCAACGCCTCGCTCAGGCGCTTGGCGCCTTTGCGAAACTCGGATCACAGCCCGATACGCGGGAATTCGCCGCGCACATCCCCGCGGCAAAACGCATGATGCTTCGCGCCATCCGCCACGCCGGCGGGTTTCCCGCGCTGCGCGCGTGGTGCGAGACGTAA
- a CDS encoding sigma-70 family RNA polymerase sigma factor — MTESTGLNPERWVDEHADFLYRYALTRVRDHSLAEDLVQETFLAAMKSAPRFREGLSERAWLMGILKHKVVDHIRRAVRETIVDQTEVLELEKSKLFQWAGIPTLRPEKWHVNPRRAFEQKEFWAVFQECLMKLKPREHLAFTLRELEDQDTDTICKELKITPNHLWVMLHRARNSLKACIEAKWTRRNQGSR; from the coding sequence ATGACTGAATCGACCGGGTTGAATCCTGAACGATGGGTGGATGAGCACGCGGATTTCCTTTACCGGTACGCCCTGACCCGAGTGCGCGACCACAGCCTCGCGGAGGACCTCGTTCAGGAAACCTTCCTCGCCGCCATGAAATCCGCACCGCGCTTTCGCGAGGGACTTTCGGAGCGCGCCTGGCTGATGGGCATATTGAAACACAAGGTGGTTGACCACATCCGCCGCGCCGTACGGGAAACCATCGTGGACCAAACCGAAGTGCTGGAGCTGGAAAAAAGCAAACTTTTCCAGTGGGCCGGCATCCCGACTCTGCGACCGGAAAAATGGCACGTCAACCCCCGGCGCGCCTTCGAGCAGAAAGAGTTTTGGGCGGTATTCCAGGAATGCCTCATGAAGCTCAAGCCCCGCGAGCACCTCGCATTCACCCTCCGCGAGCTGGAAGACCAGGACACGGACACCATCTGTAAGGAGCTGAAAATCACCCCGAATCATCTCTGGGTTATGTTGCATCGAGCAAGAAATTCACTGAAGGCGTGTATCGAAGCCAAGTGGACCCGAAGAAATCAGGGCTCTCGCTAA
- a CDS encoding glycosyltransferase family 4 protein, with the protein MRGIHQITAGYANGDAISNEARVLRAMFRSWGAPSDIFCETRRTLPELRRDARDLAELRSAVQPGDTVILHLSIGSPANEAFAQLACRKVILYHNITPPDFFRGIQPEIESHLKRGLEQIRALRNAADINLAVSAFNARELEAMGYRDVRVMPMRLDRAQWEGPADPSVLRRFRDGRTNVLFVGRGAPNKRIEDLLLAHFFVQNYVDPDARLIHAGSFAGLERYHALLLARLAELQLRNVVFAGSIPAAALRAYYQSATVFLCLSEHEGFCIPLIEAMAHGIPVIAYAAAAVPETMDGAGILLREKRYEVLAELIGRIARDSRLRQAIVEGQNQRLARYLGQDFEGRWRSILAA; encoded by the coding sequence ATGCGCGGCATCCACCAGATTACAGCGGGATACGCCAACGGCGACGCCATCAGCAACGAGGCGCGCGTGCTGCGGGCGATGTTCCGTTCCTGGGGCGCGCCATCCGACATCTTCTGCGAGACCCGGCGCACCCTCCCCGAGTTACGCCGCGACGCGCGCGACCTCGCCGAGCTCCGGTCCGCTGTTCAACCCGGCGATACAGTCATCCTCCACCTGTCCATCGGCTCGCCTGCGAATGAGGCCTTCGCACAACTAGCCTGCCGAAAAGTAATCCTTTACCACAACATCACCCCGCCGGATTTTTTTCGAGGCATCCAGCCCGAGATCGAGTCGCACCTGAAGCGCGGGCTGGAACAGATTCGCGCCCTCCGGAATGCAGCCGACATCAACCTTGCAGTCAGCGCCTTCAACGCGCGCGAGCTGGAGGCGATGGGCTACCGCGACGTCCGCGTGATGCCGATGCGATTGGACCGCGCTCAGTGGGAGGGACCCGCGGACCCCTCCGTCCTCCGCCGTTTTCGGGATGGCAGGACCAACGTACTGTTTGTCGGACGCGGCGCCCCGAACAAACGGATCGAGGATCTGCTACTCGCACATTTTTTTGTCCAGAACTACGTCGACCCCGACGCTCGGCTGATCCACGCCGGTTCCTTCGCCGGACTCGAGCGGTATCATGCCCTGCTGCTTGCGCGGCTCGCCGAACTCCAGTTGCGCAACGTGGTCTTCGCCGGCTCTATCCCGGCCGCCGCCCTGCGCGCATACTACCAGTCGGCGACGGTCTTCCTGTGCCTCAGCGAACACGAGGGGTTTTGCATCCCGCTCATCGAAGCGATGGCGCATGGCATCCCTGTAATCGCCTACGCCGCAGCCGCTGTCCCCGAAACCATGGACGGGGCCGGCATCCTCCTCCGCGAAAAACGATACGAGGTTCTCGCCGAACTCATCGGCCGGATCGCCCGCGACTCCCGCCTCCGGCAGGCGATCGTCGAAGGCCAGAACCAACGGCTTGCGCGTTATCTCGGCCAGGACTTTGAGGGCCGCTGGCGTTCGATTCTCGCGGCGTGA
- a CDS encoding glycosyltransferase family 4 protein, which yields MTEARRLAFLAPRYSEKGTIGGAETLLRALAERCARAGRSVDLLTTCASDHFTWKNDRPAGVKTVNGVTIHFFPVNEDRDVATFLRIQAAIDKGVPLSPEEERLWITNSVNSRALMDHLAAHASGYDRIVAGPYLFGITWSAVMRYADKAILVPCLHDEPFAYLGIMKKMFLAARGIMFNSAPERALAARLYGIDLAKTSVVGMGLDPFDSDPRATAETLGIRAPYAMYSGRREPLKGTPLLCEYLNVFRERTGINLHLVLTGSGPIDAPESLRPVIHDLGFVSEKEKHDAMAGAAVFIHPSVNESFGIVLLEAWLAGTPALVHARSEVLRDHVRRSNGGLWFKHYAHFEEALSRLLADEPLRRALGEAGRAYVLREYSWAAVERRLFEALDRP from the coding sequence ATGACGGAAGCGCGACGCCTCGCCTTCCTCGCGCCGCGGTATTCAGAGAAAGGTACCATCGGCGGTGCCGAAACCCTTCTTCGCGCCCTCGCTGAGCGTTGCGCGCGGGCGGGCCGATCGGTCGACCTGCTAACCACCTGTGCAAGCGACCATTTCACATGGAAAAACGACCGCCCGGCCGGCGTAAAAACCGTCAACGGCGTAACTATCCACTTCTTCCCGGTCAATGAAGACCGCGATGTGGCGACATTCCTGCGAATCCAGGCGGCGATCGACAAGGGTGTCCCCCTCTCGCCCGAGGAGGAACGCCTGTGGATCACGAACAGCGTCAACAGCCGCGCGCTGATGGATCACTTGGCGGCGCATGCCTCCGGGTACGATCGAATCGTCGCCGGACCCTATCTGTTTGGAATTACGTGGTCGGCAGTCATGCGGTATGCGGACAAGGCGATCCTCGTCCCCTGCCTCCATGACGAGCCCTTTGCGTATCTCGGCATCATGAAAAAGATGTTCCTCGCCGCGCGCGGGATCATGTTCAATTCCGCGCCGGAGCGGGCGCTTGCCGCGCGCCTTTACGGCATTGACCTCGCCAAAACCTCGGTGGTCGGCATGGGACTGGATCCCTTCGACAGCGACCCACGCGCCACGGCGGAAACACTGGGAATTCGCGCGCCCTACGCCATGTATTCCGGCCGCCGAGAACCATTGAAGGGAACGCCCCTGCTCTGTGAATACCTCAACGTGTTCCGCGAGCGAACCGGCATCAACCTGCACCTTGTCCTCACCGGAAGCGGGCCGATCGACGCGCCCGAATCGCTCCGCCCCGTGATCCACGATCTCGGTTTTGTCTCGGAGAAGGAGAAACACGACGCGATGGCGGGCGCGGCGGTCTTCATCCACCCATCAGTCAACGAAAGCTTCGGGATCGTCCTGCTGGAGGCGTGGCTGGCCGGCACGCCCGCGCTGGTCCACGCGCGGAGCGAGGTGCTTCGGGATCACGTCCGCCGCTCGAATGGCGGCCTGTGGTTCAAACACTACGCTCACTTCGAAGAGGCCCTCTCCCGCCTGCTGGCCGACGAACCTCTCCGACGCGCGCTCGGAGAAGCCGGCCGCGCTTATGTCCTGCGGGAATACAGTTGGGCTGCCGTCGAACGCCGCCTGTTCGAGGCGCTGGACCGACCCTGA
- a CDS encoding RNA-binding protein produces the protein MTTKLYVGNLSFQTTEEELKQLFAGQGAVASCHLITDKFTGKSRGFAFVEMQTEADARKAISALHGRSFEGRALTVNEARPKEDRPRHSEFSPRRGGKRGW, from the coding sequence ATGACAACAAAACTCTACGTGGGGAATCTGTCGTTCCAAACCACCGAGGAGGAACTAAAACAATTGTTCGCGGGACAGGGTGCGGTGGCGAGCTGCCACCTGATTACCGACAAATTCACAGGCAAATCCCGCGGGTTCGCGTTCGTCGAGATGCAGACCGAGGCCGACGCGCGAAAGGCCATTTCGGCGCTGCACGGTCGGTCGTTTGAAGGCCGGGCCTTGACGGTCAACGAGGCCAGGCCGAAGGAGGATCGGCCCCGCCACTCGGAATTCAGCCCCCGCCGCGGCGGCAAGCGCGGCTGGTAA